Below is a genomic region from Streptomyces sp. NBC_00461.
GCCTCGGTGACGTTCACGACGGGTGCCGACCGGACCGACCAGAACGGCAACACCCTGCAGTTGCACGGCCTGGGCATCATCAAGGTGGGCAGCACCTGGTACGGCTTCGGCGAGGACAAGACCGGCAGGACGTCGGGGGACACGTCGTTCCAGGACATCACCTGCTACTCCTCGACCGACCTGGCGAACTGGACCTACCGCGGTCAGGCCCTGAGCCGGCAGGCCAGCGGTGACCTGGGCCCCAGCCGCATCGTGGAGCGGCCGAAGGTCATATACAACGCGTCGACCAGCACGTACGTGATGTACATGCACATCGACAGCACCAACTACTCCGAGGCCAAGGTCGGTGTGGCCACGAGCAGCACGCCGTGCGGCCCGTACACCTACCGGGGAAGCTTCCGCCCGCTGGGCAACCTCAGCCGTGACCTCGGCCTGTTCCAGGACACCGACGGCACCGCCTACCTGCTGAGCGAGGACCGCAACAACGGCCTGCGCATCGACAAGCTGTCCGCCGACTACCTCTCCGTGGACAGCGCGGTGGCGGTGCTGGGCAGCGGCGGCAGCAGTGGCAGCGTCGAGGCACCCGCCATGGTGAAGATCAACGGCATGTACTACGTCTTCGGCTCCCACCTGACCGGCTGGAGCCTGAACGACAACGTCTACGCCACCGCCACCTCGCTGAGCGGCCCGTGGTCGGCGTTCCGCGATTTCGCCGCCCCCGGCACCAAGACCTACGGCAGCCAGACGGCGAACGTCATCACG
It encodes:
- a CDS encoding RICIN domain-containing protein, with the protein product MPDTTSHRTPPPRARWRTTLVTLLTLLGGLAALLVPATPAQAASVTFTTGADRTDQNGNTLQLHGLGIIKVGSTWYGFGEDKTGRTSGDTSFQDITCYSSTDLANWTYRGQALSRQASGDLGPSRIVERPKVIYNASTSTYVMYMHIDSTNYSEAKVGVATSSTPCGPYTYRGSFRPLGNLSRDLGLFQDTDGTAYLLSEDRNNGLRIDKLSADYLSVDSAVAVLGSGGSSGSVEAPAMVKINGMYYVFGSHLTGWSLNDNVYATATSLSGPWSAFRDFAAPGTKTYGSQTANVITVQGTSGTTYIYAGDRWDTSNLGGSKLIWLPLTIRGTTVNLGQYPTWSLDAAVGTWTAGSGIPSEGVHTLKNLSSSMLMDVSNGSTATGAKIIQWPSAGGTNQQWTLTRVADNIYTLKSVKSGLCLDVPSKSTTAGVQLHQWTCNGGANQQWALDLTGSYTGSNYMLVGVGSGLHIGVAGSTTQGAAVDQELGGSASANSETWTLS